A single Macaca mulatta isolate MMU2019108-1 chromosome 15, T2T-MMU8v2.0, whole genome shotgun sequence DNA region contains:
- the ISCA1 gene encoding iron-sulfur cluster assembly 1 homolog, mitochondrial: MSASLVRATVRAVSKRKLQPTRAALTLTPSAVNKIKQLLKDKPEHVGVKVGVRTRGCNGLSYTLEYTKTKGDSDEEVIQDGVRVFIEKKAQLTLLGTEMDYVEDKLSSEFVFNNPNIKGTCGCGESFNI; the protein is encoded by the exons ATGTCGGCTTCCTTAGTCCGGGCAACTGTCCGGGCTGTGAGCAAGAGGAAGCTGCAGCCCACCCGGGCAGCCCTCACTCTG acacCTTCAGCAGTAAACAAGATAAAACAACTTCTTAAAGATAAGCCTGAGCAT GTAGGTGTAAAAGTTGGTGTCCGAACCAGGGGCTGTAACGGCCTTTCTTATACTCTAGAATATACAAAGACAAAAGGAGATTCTGATGAAGAAGTTATTCAAGATG GAGTCAGAGTATTCATCGAAAAGAAAGCACAGCTAACACTTTTAGGAACAGAAATGGACTATGTTGAAGACAAATTATCCAGTGAGTTTGTGTTCAATAACCCAAACATCAAAGGGACTTGTGGCTGTGGAGAAAGCTTTAATATTTGA